Proteins encoded in a region of the Cupriavidus pauculus genome:
- a CDS encoding IscS subfamily cysteine desulfurase, translating into MTMSTPHFPIYMDYSATTPVDPRVADKMIPYLREQFGNPASRSHAYGWDAERAVEEAREQVAALVGADPREIVWTSGATESNNLAIKGAANFYSGKGKHIITVKTEHKAVLDTTRELERQGFEVTYLDVKDDGLIDMDVFKAALRPDTILVSVMLVNNEIGVIQDIEQIGEICRGKGIIFHCDAAQATGKVTIDLSKLKVDLMSFSAHKTYGPKGIGALYVRRKPRVRIEAQMHGGGHERGMRSGTLATHQIVGMGEAFRLAREEMATENERIRMLRDRLWRGFSGMEEVYLNGSLEHRVPHNLNVSFNFVEGESLIMAIKDVAVSSGSACTSASLEPSYVLRALGRNDELAHSSIRFTVGRFTTEQEIDFTVELLKSKISKLRDLSPLWEMFKDGVDLNSIQWAAH; encoded by the coding sequence ATAACGATGAGCACCCCACATTTCCCCATCTACATGGATTACTCGGCGACCACGCCGGTAGACCCGCGCGTGGCGGACAAGATGATTCCGTACCTGCGCGAGCAGTTCGGCAATCCGGCGTCGCGCAGCCACGCTTACGGCTGGGACGCCGAGCGCGCGGTGGAAGAAGCGCGCGAGCAGGTGGCCGCGCTGGTTGGCGCCGATCCGCGCGAGATCGTCTGGACCTCGGGCGCTACCGAGTCCAACAATCTGGCCATCAAGGGTGCCGCGAACTTCTACTCGGGCAAGGGCAAGCACATCATCACCGTGAAGACCGAGCACAAGGCCGTGCTGGACACCACGCGTGAACTCGAGCGTCAGGGCTTCGAGGTGACGTACCTGGACGTGAAGGACGACGGTCTGATCGACATGGACGTGTTCAAGGCCGCGCTGCGCCCGGACACGATCCTGGTGTCCGTGATGCTCGTGAACAACGAGATCGGCGTGATCCAGGACATCGAGCAGATTGGCGAGATCTGCCGCGGCAAGGGCATCATCTTCCATTGCGACGCCGCGCAGGCGACGGGCAAGGTGACGATCGACCTGAGCAAGCTCAAGGTCGACCTGATGTCCTTCTCGGCCCACAAGACCTACGGCCCGAAGGGCATCGGCGCGCTGTACGTCCGCCGCAAGCCGCGTGTGCGCATCGAAGCGCAGATGCACGGTGGCGGCCACGAGCGCGGCATGCGCTCCGGCACGCTGGCCACCCACCAGATCGTCGGCATGGGCGAAGCCTTCCGCCTGGCGCGCGAGGAAATGGCCACCGAGAACGAGCGTATCCGCATGTTGCGCGATCGCCTGTGGCGCGGTTTCTCGGGCATGGAAGAGGTGTACCTGAACGGTTCGCTCGAACATCGCGTGCCGCATAACCTGAACGTCAGCTTCAACTTCGTCGAAGGCGAGTCCCTGATCATGGCGATCAAGGACGTGGCCGTGTCGTCGGGCTCGGCCTGCACGTCGGCTTCGCTGGAACCGTCCTACGTGCTGCGCGCGCTGGGCCGTAACGACGAACTGGCGCACAGCTCGATTCGTTTCACGGTGGGCCGTTTCACCACCGAGCAGGAAATCGACTTCACCGTCGAGCTGCTGAAGAGCAAGATCAGCAAGCTCCGCGATCTGTCCCCGCTGTGGGAGATGTTCAAGGACGGCGTCGATCTGAATTCGATTCAGTGGGCTGCGCACTAG
- the iscR gene encoding Fe-S cluster assembly transcriptional regulator IscR, which produces MRLTTKGRFAVTAMIDLAMRQDQGPVTLAGISQRQKISLSYLEQLFGKLRRHEIVESVRGPGGGYSLARKAEAVTVADIIIAVDEPLDATQCGGKGNCHGDEGTGRCMTHELWATLNQKMVEYLDSVSLKDLVDQQRAKQPAVLHDMREEATAQQAVAAPRGKVDKQEKPARARVVNSVFSLAQS; this is translated from the coding sequence ATGAGACTCACGACAAAAGGCCGTTTCGCGGTGACCGCCATGATCGACCTGGCCATGCGCCAGGACCAGGGTCCCGTCACGCTAGCCGGCATCAGCCAGCGCCAGAAAATCTCCCTGTCCTACCTCGAGCAACTGTTCGGCAAGCTGCGCCGCCACGAAATCGTGGAAAGCGTACGCGGCCCGGGCGGTGGCTACAGTCTCGCCCGCAAGGCCGAGGCCGTGACCGTGGCGGACATCATCATCGCCGTCGATGAGCCGCTCGACGCCACCCAGTGCGGCGGCAAGGGCAACTGCCATGGCGACGAGGGTACCGGACGCTGCATGACCCACGAACTGTGGGCGACGCTGAACCAGAAGATGGTGGAGTACCTCGATTCCGTCTCCCTCAAGGATCTCGTGGACCAGCAGCGGGCCAAGCAGCCCGCGGTGCTGCACGACATGCGCGAGGAGGCGACGGCCCAGCAGGCCGTGGCCGCGCCGCGCGGCAAGGTGGACAAGCAGGAAAAGCCGGCCCGGGCGCGGGTCGTGAACTCGGTCTTCAGTCTGGCGCAGTCCTGA